DNA from Castellaniella sp. MT123:
GCCAATGCCCCAGCGGATGGCGTCATCCTTTCGCATGACTTCCGCCGAATACAGCACGAAGATGATGACGCCGATGATGACGGCGGCAATCGGCAGAATGATGTCCAAATTGTCTTTCAGGGTTTGCAGGGTGGTTCGGGCGCGAGACAGGCCGCCCAAAGACTGCGCCCATGTCGCGTGACTGACCGTTGCCAGTATCCAGAGTGTCACCAGCCTGTCCATGAAATGTCGCGGTCTTGTCTGGGGTGTGAGGTGTGGCAAATTCTGCATGGCATGACTCCTGCCCCAGACGCCGGCAGGCGTGTTGGGGTGTGGGGTGGGAAAAGAAAGGGGGAGGCTGCGGGCCGCTGGATGCGGTGCTGCGGAGGGATCAGTGGGCCGGTGGCTGAAAGCCATCGGCGATGGGATGTGCTGTGAAGCCGTCCGGGGTGCCAGGTGGCTGGGTGGGTGTCGGGGCTGGTGCGGTATCCGGGCTGTCCGCCGTGGCGGGTTGCGCGTCGTTAGCGGATGCCGCATCGTCTGGGTCTGACTTGAGGGCCGGGACCACGATGCCCGCCTGAGCCAGTACCTTGCCCACATAGCCATTGGCAAAGCCCCGCGTGAGGTTGCCGGTGTTGTAGCAAGACAGTGCCGCCCGCAAGGCTTGTTGCGGGTGACGATGGTGGCGCAGCGCCCTGGCGTAGCAGGTGGATAGCACGGTCTGGGCAGCGGTCAGATTCTTGCAGGGATCGAAAACCGTTGTGCTGTCCAAGCCCAGCCAGTGCCAGTTGCGCACGTTGATCTGGCCCAGGCCTGCGTCGAAATCCACGCCTTGGGCCATCAGGTCTTGCGCGGTGCGCTGGGCTTCTTCCAGGGTGCCGGGTTGCTGGATGAAGGCCTGGCGCTTGCTGTTCACCCCAATGGCGTATTGCCGTGCGCCCGACTCGTGGCGAATCAGTGCGTCCAGCGTGACCGGGTGAATGTGTGGTGCG
Protein-coding regions in this window:
- a CDS encoding lytic transglycosylase domain-containing protein; amino-acid sequence: MLSALASLALACAPHIHPVTLDALIRHESGARQYAIGVNSKRQAFIQQPGTLEEAQRTAQDLMAQGVDFDAGLGQINVRNWHWLGLDSTTVFDPCKNLTAAQTVLSTCYARALRHHRHPQQALRAALSCYNTGNLTRGFANGYVGKVLAQAGIVVPALKSDPDDAASANDAQPATADSPDTAPAPTPTQPPGTPDGFTAHPIADGFQPPAH
- a CDS encoding TrbC/VirB2 family protein, which encodes MTLWILATVSHATWAQSLGGLSRARTTLQTLKDNLDIILPIAAVIIGVIIFVLYSAEVMRKDDAIRWGIGVLLAGSAAELVVLLWK